One window of the Acinonyx jubatus isolate Ajub_Pintada_27869175 chromosome A2, VMU_Ajub_asm_v1.0, whole genome shotgun sequence genome contains the following:
- the CERS1 gene encoding ceramide synthase 1, which yields MGRSAGPSPGRIASTPGLLRPWSPPPPPPLGDRAPLRPQGLGRRDKPQVPSARAPFGAELVPAPPPSPSAPAGAPPAQLRRVTRGARLRRPPRAGASGGGGRRAGDMAAAGTAAGTAGPEPMPSYAQLVQRGWGSALAAARGCADCGWGLARRGLAEHAHLAPPELLLLALGALGWTALRSAATARLFRPLAKRCRLQPRDAAKMPESAWKFLFYLGAWSYSAYLLFGTDYPFFHDPPSVFYDWTSGMAVPRDIAAAYLLQGSFYGHSIYATLYMDAWRKDSVVMLVHHVVTLVLIVSSYAFRYHNVGILVLFLHDISDVQLEFTKLNVYFKSRGGSHHRLHALASDLGCLSFCLSWFWFRLYWFPLKVLYATCHCSLRSVPDIPFYFFFNALLLLLTLMNLYWFLYIVAFAAKVLTGQVRELKDVREYDAAEAQSPKASKAEKPLRNGLVRDQRF from the exons ATGGGCAGGAGCGCGGGCCCGTCTCCAGGACGCATCGCGTCAACGCCGGGTCTTCTACGCCCTtggtcgccgccgccgccgccgcctctggGAGACAGAGCACCCTTGCGCCCTCAGGGTCTCGGACGCCGCGACAAGCCCCAAGTCCCCTCCGCCCGCGCCCCCTTCGGGGCGGAGCTTgtgccggccccgccccccagcccgaGCGCTCCGGCCGGCGCGCCCCCGGCCCAGCTGCGGCGCGTGACGCGAGGCGCGCGGCTCCGGCGGCCACCGCGGGCGGGCGcaagcggcggcggcggccgacgAGCGGGCGACATGGCGGCAGCCGGGACGGCGGCGGGGACGGCGGGACCCGAGCCCATGCCGAGCTACGCGCAGCTGGTGCAGCGCGGCTGGGGCAGCGCGCTGGCGGCGGCGCGGGGCTGCGCGGACTGCGGCTGGGGGCTGGCGCGCCGCGGCCTGGCCGAGCACGCGCACCTGGCGCCGCccgagctgctgctgctggcgcTCGGCGCGCTCGGCTGGACGGCGCTGCGCTCGGCGGCCACCGCGCGCCTCTTTCGG CCCCTGGCCAAGCGGTGTCGCCTCCAGCCTAGAGATGCCGCCAAGATGCCTGAGAGCGCCTGGAAGTTTCTCTTCTACCTGGGTGCCTGGAGCTACAGCGCCTACCTGCTCTTCGGCACCGACTACCCCTTCTTTCACGACCCACCCTCTGTGTTCTACG ACTGGACGTCGGGCATGGCGGTACCACGGGACATCGCAGCCGCCTACCTGCTGCAGGGAAGCTTTTACGGCCATTCCATCTATGCCACGCTGTACATGGACGCCTGGCGCAAGGACTCAGTGGTCATGCTCGTCCACCATGTGGTCACCCTGGTCCTCATCGTCTCCTCCTATGCCTTCCG gtACCACAATGTGGGCATCCTCGTGCTCTTCCTGCATGACATTAGCGACGTGCAGCTGGAATTTACCAAGCTCAATGTCTACTTCAAGTCTCGCGGAGGCTCCCACCACAGGCTCCACGCATTGGCCTCCGACCTGGGCTGCCTCAGCTTCTGCCTCAGCTG GTTCTGGTTCCGCCTCTACTGGTTCCCGCTCAAGGTTCTGTACGCCACGTGTCACTGCAGCCTGCGCTCAGTGCCTGACATCCCCTTCTACTTCTTCTTCAATGCGCTCCTTCTGTTGCTCACCCTCATGAACCTCTACTGGTTCCTG TACATCGTGGCCTTTGCTGCCAAGGTGCTGACGGGCCAGGTACGTGAACTGAAGGACGTCCGGGAATACGACGCGGCAGAGGCCCAGAGCCCCAAGGCCAGCAAAGCTGA GAAGCCGCTGAGGAATGGCCTGGTGAGAGACCAGCGCTTCTGA
- the GDF1 gene encoding embryonic growth/differentiation factor 1, which produces MPSPCRRPGHRVLFLLLALLLPSPPPARAPAPPGPAATLLQALGLPDAHRGAPTPRPVPPVMWRLFRHRDPQEARVGPRRTPQGTTLRPCHMEELGVAGNIVRHISDRGAPTRPPEPAWASGQCPEWNVVFDLSAVEPAERPSRARLEMRFAAAAAEEPAGWELSVTQAAEGAVAGPVLLRQVVPTLTVPVRAELLGAAWAHNASAPRSLRLALALRPRAPTACAHLAEASLLLVTLDPRLCHPLARPRREAEPSVGGSPGGACRTRRLYVSFREVGWHRWVIAPRGFLANYCQGQCSLPAALSGPGGTPPLNHAVLRALMHAAAPGAAGLPCCVPARLSPISVLFFDNSDNVVLRHYEDMVVDECGCR; this is translated from the exons ATGCCATCGCCGTGCCGCCGTCCTGGCCACCGcgtccttttcctcctcctggccctgctgctgccctccccgcccccagcccgcgCCCCAGCGCCGCCGGGCCCCGCCGCCACCCTGCTCCAGGCTCTCGGGCTGCCTGACGCGCACCGGGGCGCACCCACGCCCCGGCCCGTACCCCCCGTCATGTGGCGCCTCTTCCGCCACCGGGACCCCCAGGAGGCCAGGGTGGGCCCTCGGCGGACGCCCCAGGGAACCACCCTGAGACCGTGCCACATGGAGGAACTGGGGGTCGCCGGAAACATCGTGCGCCACATCTCGGACCGCG GTGCGCCCACCCGGCCCCCGGAGCCCGCCTGGGCTTCGGGGCAGTGCCCTGAGTGGAACGTCGTCTTCGATTTGTCAGCCGTGGAACCTGCCGAGCGCCCGAGCAGGGCCCGCCTGGAGATGCGCTTTGCGGCGGCGGCCGCAGAGGAGCCGGCCGGCTGGGAGCTGAGCGTGACTCAGGCGGCCGAAGGCGCGGTCGCTGGGCCCGTGCTGCTCCGCCAGGTGGTGCCCACCCTGACGGTCCCGGTGCGCGCCGAGCTGCTGGGCGCCGCCTGGGCCCACAATGCCTCGGCGCCTCGCAGCCTCCGCCTGGCGCTGGCGCTGCGCCCCCGGGCCCCCACCGCCTGCGCGCACCTGGCCGAGGCCTCGCTGCTGCTGGTGACGCTTGACCCGCGCCTGTGCCACCCACTGGCCCGGCCGCGGCGCGAAGCCGAGCCCTCAGTGGGCGGCAGCCCTGGAGGCGCGTGTCGCACGAGGCGGCTCTACGTGAGCTTCCGCGAGGTGGGCTGGCACCGATGGGTCATTGCGCCGCGCGGCTTCCTGGCCAACTACTGCCAGGGCCAGTGCTCGCTGCCCGCAGCGCTGTCCGGACCCGGGGGGACGCCCCCGCTCAACCACGCCGTGCTGCGCGCGCTCATGCACGCGGCCGCCCCCGGTGCCGCCGGTCTGCCCTGCTGCGTGCCTGCGCGTCTGTCGCCCATCTCTGTGCTCTTCTTTGACAACAGCGACAATGTGGTACTGCGGCACTACGAGGACATGGTGGTGGATGAGTGTGGCTGTCGCTGA